CCTCTGTCCCATCAAGACCTAAAGTCTCTGCCCCTTCACCAGGTTTAAATTGTAAAGGTAGTACACCCATCATCACTAAATTAGAACGATGAATTCGTTCATAACTTTTGGCAATAACAGCCTCGACTCCAAGTAATTGAACTCCTTTAGCAGCCCAATCTCTGGAAGAACCCATTCCATAATCTTCCCCGGCCAAAATTACTAAGCCTTTACCCTCAGCTTGATACTTCATTGCTGCGTCATAAATGGACATGATTTCATTTGTCGGTTCAAATTTTGTGATTCCCCCCTCTGTATCAGGTAAAAGTTGATTGCGAATCCGAATGTTAGCTAATGTGCCGCGCATCATAACTTCATGATGACCGCGTCTTGACCCATAAGAATTAAAATTACGAATCGCAATGCCTTTTTCTAATAAATATTTACCAGCTGGACTACCTGGCCCTATACTTCCGGCAGGCGAAATATGATCTGTTGTAACAGAATCACCAAATTTCCCTAATACGGCTAAGTTTCTTAGTGGTTTAATTTCTTTAGGTTCCAAAGACATTCCATCAAAATAAGGTGGGTTTGCAATATAAGTTGATTCTGGATCCCAAGGATATAGAGCTTCATCGGTTGTTTCAATGGCATTCCATTCTGCATTATCACTAAAAACATGTTCATACTCTTTCTTAAATAATTCTGGCGTAACATAGGCTTCTATTAACGTTTCAATTTCAGCCCGTGTAGGCCAAATGTCTTTGAAATAAACAGCTTCCCCTTGATTAGAGACACCAATCGCATCATTTATAACATCAACATTGACATTACCCGCTAAAGCATACAAAACAACCAGTGGCGGTGAAGCCAAATAATTGGCTTTTACTAATGCATGAATGCGACCTTCAAAATTACGATTGCCGCTTAGTACAGCGGACACCAATAAATTTTCTTCTTTAATGACCTCTTCAACTTCGGGGCGTAACGGACCAGAATTCCCAATACAAGTTGTGCAGCCATATCCGACTAAATTAAAACCTAATTTTTCTAGATAGGGCAATAATCCGGCTTTCTCTAAATAAGCTGTAACAACTTTAGAACCAGGAGCTAAGGATGTTTTTACATATGTTGGAACTTCTAAGCCTAATTCTACAGCCTTTTTCGCAACTAACCCGGCACTGATCATCACAAAAGGATTGGATGTATTTGTACAAGACGTAATTGCTGCAATCGCTAGAGCACCTGTTTTCATTTGAACTTTTTTTTGATCCAGTTCTACTTCAACTGTTTTTTCAACTTCTTTAGCACTTAGACCGAAGCCTAGATTTCCTTCTGGCGCTGTTAATGCACGCTTAAAATCAGCTTGCATTTGAGATAATGGAACTAAATCTTGGGGACGTTTTGGTCCAGCCAAATTAGCTTCAATTTCACTTAAATCAATTTCAATAATTGTTGTATAATCAGGATCAGTTGTTTTTCCTGGCGTATAAAAGAGTTGGTTTTCTTCTAAATAACGTTTTACCAACGCAATTTGATTCGATTCACGACCCGTTAAACGCAAATAATTTAATGTCTCTTGATCAACTGGGAAAAAGCCGCAAGTTGCTCCATATTCAGGTGCCATATTGGCAACCGTCGCTCGATCCGCTAGTGTTAAATAGTTTAGCCCAGGTCCAAAAAATTCCACAAATTTCCCTACCACTTTGTATTCTCGCAAAACTTGAGTAACTTTCAATGCTAAATCTGTTGCAGTCGCTCCACTAGATAATTCATTAACAAAACGAACCCCAACAACATCCGGAATTGGAAAATAAGAAGGTTCTCCTAGCATACTTGCTTCCGCTTCAATTCCACCAACACCCCAGCCTAAAACACCTAAAGCATTTACCATCGTGGTATGTGAGTCTGTTCCAACCAAACTATCTGGATAAATTAAAAATTCTTTTTCATTTAGTTGCTTTGTTGTTACAACAGTCGCAAGATATTCAATATTGACTTGATGTACAATTCCTGTTGCTGGAGGTACAACACGATAATTATCAAAAGCTTTTTGTGCCCAACTTAAAAAACGGTAACGCTCCTCATTGCGTTGGAATTCCATTTTCATATTAACTTGCAAGGCGTTCATTGTTCCAGCGGCATCTACCTGTACAGAATGATCCACAACCAAATCAACTGGTACTTCTGGATTAATCGTTGTAGGATCACCACCTAAATCAGCGATAGTTTTACGCAAAGAAGCTAAATCTACAACTGCAGGTACACCTGTAAAATCTTGAAGAATCACACGAGAAGGTTTAAAAGGTACTTCTCCCTCATTCGAATTCTTCCCAGACCACTTAGCCAACTGTTTAATATGCTCTTCTGTAATGCCATTTTCACCTGCTTGTCTTAAAACAGATTCTAATAAAACTCTTATAGAAAAAGGCAGTTTTTTTATTTCAATAGTCTCTAATTTTTCTAACGTTTTTAATTGATAATAATGATACGTATTTTCTCCAATAGTTAGCACTGCTTCTGATTTTTTTTTAATCGTCACATCTATACCCCCTAATACTAAAAAGTTAACATCACTACTCTAGTCCCAAATAGATGTTATCTTTTTTGTTTGATAAAATTGCTGACAGTTCTCGTTTTAAGGCAGCTCATAGAATTTTATTGCCTTTTCTTTCTCTGATTCTCGTAATTATACATACAATATTATTATTTGTAAACTTAATATACGTATTGTAAACGGATTTAACGAGATATCAACTTACAATACGATGTAATGTTCATGTTAGGTTTAATTTAGATGTTTTCTTTAAAAAAAAATATCCTTTACTTGTCATTTTTATTCAGTATAAGTTAAAATTAGCGTTTTGTCATCAAATTCACATCACTATTTAATCTAATGCCTTTTTGCTCATTTTATAACAATCTGGCAAATTAGTTTTTCTGATTTTCATCAGTTTGTCGCTAAAACAACTTTATTTGATTTAAGACTCGTTCTCTATGTAATTTGTTACTAATTTTTGAATTTTATTTTTTCTAAGGTTTTTTCAATAAAAAAGTAAAAAAAGAGGAATTATTTCAAGCATAATCGCTCTAAAATACATCCTCTCTTCTCATTTATTTATGTTAAATATCTACTAAAAAATTAGTTAAAATTTCTTTATGAGCAGTAGGTGTCGCTATAATCGTCGCGTTTTGTTGCAATAAATCGACAGGCTCTCCATTAATTTGCGTATAGACCAATCCGAGTTCCTCTGCAATAACTTTACCAGCTGCCATATCCCACGGTTGAAGGCGATGCGTAATATAAGCAACTAAGCGTCCAGCCGCTACATGAACTGTTTCAATTCCAGCTGACCCAACCATTCTTAATCCCGAACTACCACGTACTATCTCTTTTGCCTTATATTTATCTGAACTAAAAACACCACTGCTGAGTGCAACTAATCCTTCTCGAAGCTCAATATCAGCAACTTTTGGAAGTGGATTACCATTTAAATAAGCTCCCTCTCCAGCTAATGCCCAATAAAATTCACCAGCCATGACATCATAAATATACCCCATTCGGCCTTCACCATCTTGATAAACACCAATCATAATCGCAAAATTTGCTTGCTGCTTAACAAAATTCAATGTGCCATCAATGGGATCAATAATCCAAACTCTACCAACCAAATCCTCAATTTTGTCCCCATAACCCTCTTCACCTAGAATTCGGTCATCTGGAAAATTACTTCGAATTTTTTCAATTAAAAACTGTTCAATTTTTTTATCCATATTTGTAACCAAGTCGTTTCGATCTGATTTAATCTCAATAGTTAAAGTTGTTTTGAAAGATTCTTTAATCATAGCTGCAGCTTCTTCCATCCAACTGCGAATGAGTTTATCCATCTGGTCTCGTGTCATACAAAAGCACCTCTATCTTCATTCTTTACTTTATTGTATCAAATTTAAGCGTGTAAAGCGAATTCAATAACTATTTTACTGGTAAAAAAAAATCAGAGCAAACCGCCTAAATTAGGACGAATTCCTCTGATTATTTTTATAATTTTATGCTTTTACGGTTACTTTCTTTGGCTTCCTTGACTACTTTGTACAAAGAATAACCTGAAATGTGTTCAAACTCCCTGCCCCACTTCTTTTCTTCGCCAATGGCTGGAACAACTTTCTTAAAAGCTTGATACTTTTTTAAGAAGTCCTCCCGACTAACTCCTTTTTCATAGGCTAGTTCAACCATTCGCCAGAGGTCAATGACTTGAATCATTTCATCTTGTGTCCAATCTAAATCAATCGGATAACTGTAACTTTTCTCCATTTTTACACCTTGCTCTTTCGCTTATTTCCCTTGCTCAATAAAGTCTAATTTTTCTCTGACTTCTTTAGCTACAGCTAAGATTTCTTGTTTTTCACTATCAGAAAACCCTAACTCATAGCTAGCACTTAATCCATTTTCACCTAGTAAAATTGGTAAGGACAAAGGAATTGCTTTGTATTCGTCAATATCAACTAAATGAACCAGTGGCACAATTGCTTCTTCATTATTTCCAATAAACTGAAGAATTTTAGATAAAATTGCTGCAATTGTGTACCCTGACTCTGTGATTTTTAACGCGTCACTTCGTTTTAAAATCTTTTCTTCCATCTCAAACATGAGATCTTGATTGAAATCATTATCAGGATTCACAGTTAATCCTAGCACCGGCGTACCACCAACATACGCTCGACTCCAGATCGCTACCTTTTGATTTCGATCACTTCCTCCAACAATATACCCTTTGACGTCTCGAACGGAAATTTTAAAGAATTTACTTAACATATTTTGAAAATAAATCGTGTCAAAATAGGTCCCAATTCCAAAAATACGTTCTTTTGGTAGTCCAGAAAACTTCCAGATTAAATACGTAAAAATATCACTTGGCTCACTAGCCACCAGCACCATTCCATCAAAACTATTTGCCATGGCTTGATTCACAATTTTGCGGATTAGTTTGATATTTCTTTTTAAGTAATCATGATCTGTCTCTCCCTCGATTCGTTCTTCAATGGCCGTAATCACCAATAAATCAGTATCGTGGAAGTCTTTTTCATTGCCAATCTTCAAAGCGCCATTAGGAAAAATGGATTCAGTGTAACTTAAATCCTCAATCACATCTTTCTCTAACCCTGGCAAGTTCAACACGACCAACTCTTTGATTTGCATCTTAATCATGCTTAAGAATATAAAATCATAGGCTGATTCATTGGAACCTGCAATCATCACTTTATTGAGATGACCTCTACCCATCTAACACCCTCCTGTATCTCATCCAAATCAAAAAAAGAAAAAATTCCTTTTAATTCCTCTTCTATTATATCTAAAAAAAACACATTATAGTAACTTTTGTAACAAAGTCATCAATTTGTCATTTTATCGTAAAGAAAACGGTTTTTTAGTCATAAAAAAAATGATTACTAGATTGGGCCATTAAAAGTTATTTATGGCTGAATCTCTCCAATTATAAATAAAAACTTCCGACTCATAAGGAATCGGAAGTTTATTTTATAAACAACTAAATATATTTAGCACTAGTCGTCTATGCGTCTAGATTTGAATTTAAACTTAAATGTGGATTGGTAATCCTAATGCTAATTCAGCAGCATCCATAACAGTTTCTGCTAATGATGGATGAGCATGGATAGTTAAAG
This Carnobacterium maltaromaticum DSM 20342 DNA region includes the following protein-coding sequences:
- the acnA gene encoding aconitate hydratase AcnA; translated protein: MTIKKKSEAVLTIGENTYHYYQLKTLEKLETIEIKKLPFSIRVLLESVLRQAGENGITEEHIKQLAKWSGKNSNEGEVPFKPSRVILQDFTGVPAVVDLASLRKTIADLGGDPTTINPEVPVDLVVDHSVQVDAAGTMNALQVNMKMEFQRNEERYRFLSWAQKAFDNYRVVPPATGIVHQVNIEYLATVVTTKQLNEKEFLIYPDSLVGTDSHTTMVNALGVLGWGVGGIEAEASMLGEPSYFPIPDVVGVRFVNELSSGATATDLALKVTQVLREYKVVGKFVEFFGPGLNYLTLADRATVANMAPEYGATCGFFPVDQETLNYLRLTGRESNQIALVKRYLEENQLFYTPGKTTDPDYTTIIEIDLSEIEANLAGPKRPQDLVPLSQMQADFKRALTAPEGNLGFGLSAKEVEKTVEVELDQKKVQMKTGALAIAAITSCTNTSNPFVMISAGLVAKKAVELGLEVPTYVKTSLAPGSKVVTAYLEKAGLLPYLEKLGFNLVGYGCTTCIGNSGPLRPEVEEVIKEENLLVSAVLSGNRNFEGRIHALVKANYLASPPLVVLYALAGNVNVDVINDAIGVSNQGEAVYFKDIWPTRAEIETLIEAYVTPELFKKEYEHVFSDNAEWNAIETTDEALYPWDPESTYIANPPYFDGMSLEPKEIKPLRNLAVLGKFGDSVTTDHISPAGSIGPGSPAGKYLLEKGIAIRNFNSYGSRRGHHEVMMRGTLANIRIRNQLLPDTEGGITKFEPTNEIMSIYDAAMKYQAEGKGLVILAGEDYGMGSSRDWAAKGVQLLGVEAVIAKSYERIHRSNLVMMGVLPLQFKPGEGAETLGLDGTEEFAIEIEDTIGLLGDVPVCATSKNGTKIQFMTTVRFDSEVDLTYYRHGGILPMVVRKKLKNKL
- a CDS encoding inositol monophosphatase family protein; this encodes MTRDQMDKLIRSWMEEAAAMIKESFKTTLTIEIKSDRNDLVTNMDKKIEQFLIEKIRSNFPDDRILGEEGYGDKIEDLVGRVWIIDPIDGTLNFVKQQANFAIMIGVYQDGEGRMGYIYDVMAGEFYWALAGEGAYLNGNPLPKVADIELREGLVALSSGVFSSDKYKAKEIVRGSSGLRMVGSAGIETVHVAAGRLVAYITHRLQPWDMAAGKVIAEELGLVYTQINGEPVDLLQQNATIIATPTAHKEILTNFLVDI
- a CDS encoding UPF0223 family protein, with amino-acid sequence MEKSYSYPIDLDWTQDEMIQVIDLWRMVELAYEKGVSREDFLKKYQAFKKVVPAIGEEKKWGREFEHISGYSLYKVVKEAKESNRKSIKL
- a CDS encoding lactate/malate family dehydrogenase — translated: MGRGHLNKVMIAGSNESAYDFIFLSMIKMQIKELVVLNLPGLEKDVIEDLSYTESIFPNGALKIGNEKDFHDTDLLVITAIEERIEGETDHDYLKRNIKLIRKIVNQAMANSFDGMVLVASEPSDIFTYLIWKFSGLPKERIFGIGTYFDTIYFQNMLSKFFKISVRDVKGYIVGGSDRNQKVAIWSRAYVGGTPVLGLTVNPDNDFNQDLMFEMEEKILKRSDALKITESGYTIAAILSKILQFIGNNEEAIVPLVHLVDIDEYKAIPLSLPILLGENGLSASYELGFSDSEKQEILAVAKEVREKLDFIEQGK